A stretch of the Lolium perenne isolate Kyuss_39 chromosome 3, Kyuss_2.0, whole genome shotgun sequence genome encodes the following:
- the LOC139837844 gene encoding uncharacterized protein produces the protein MSAPADTSSALGALTSGTMHSDSTAAFSTAVVPASPASLAVNVASVKTHVPVVLDLKASNYSKWCMLMGVLLGKYDLTGHVAHNTPTAERTAEWNRQDFIVRSWLYGSISEEILDIIMGENQTAYEAYVLIRNLFLDNQMTRAVYLEVEFRATTQGDLSITAYCHRLKSLSDALRDVGQPVTDQTLVLNCLRGLNPRFADITTLVTMQVPVPTFLQTRSLLLLRETQLAHTFQPSPQVALYGNNTSSGSSSGGDQGGRSFGGGGGGNGRGWRKKNRNGGGGDRSGNADSRDTCSVVSPGPWICFNPHTGQAQQMQPNWRPTGGPSLPSGGPGLLGPRPTGPPQQCQPTWVPPGQQAYVTQLAPLHGQAFGTNAPPPATPYLPYGSGDHTISAPAWDCSALVAALNNTASSSNAGGWVMDSGATSHMVSDPATPL, from the exons ATGAGTGCTCCGGCCGACACCAGCTCTGCCCTGGGAGCGCTGACTTCCGGCACCATGCACTCCGACTCCACCGCGGCCTTCTCCACTGCCGTGGTACCCGCCTCGCCGGCGTCCCTCGCCGTCAACGTCGCTAGCGTGAAAACGCACGTCCCCGTCGTCCTCGACCTCAAGGCCTCCAACTACTCCAAGTGGTGCATGCTCATGGGCGTCCTCCTCGGCAAGTACGACCTCACCGGCCATGTCGCCCACAACACTCCAACCGCTGAACGCACCGCCGAGTGGAATCGCCAGGACTTCATCGTCCGCTCGTGGCTCTACGGCTCCATCAGCGAGGAGATCCTCGACATCATCATGGGAGAGAACCAGACGGCGTACGAGGCCT acgtgCTCATCCGCAACCTCTTCCTCGACAACCAGATGACCCGCGCCGTCTACCTCGAGGTGGAGTTCCGCGCCACCACCCAGGGTGACCTCTCCATCACCGCCTACTGCCACCGGCTCAAGTCGCTCTCCGACGCGCTGCGCGATGTCGGGCAACCGGTGACCGACCAGACGTTGGTTCTCAACTGCCTCCGCGGTCTGAATCCTCGCTTCGCCGACATCACGACCTTGGTCACCATGCAGGTTCCCGTGCCCACGTTCCTGCAAACCAGGTCCCTCCTGCTCCTCCGCGAGACTCAGCTCGCCCACACCTTCCAACCATCGCCCCAGGTCGCGCTCTACGGGAACAACACCAGCTCCGGCTCATCGTCCGGCGGTGACCAGGGCGGCCGCAGCTTCGGCGGTGGTGGAGGCGGCAATGGCCGCGGCTGGCGCAAGAAGAACAGGAACGGAGGCGGCGGTGATCGCAGCGGCAACGCTGACTCGCGCGACACGTGCTCGGTTGTGTCCCCTGGCCCGTGGATCTGCTTCAACCCACACACGGGCCAGGCACAGCAGATGCAGCCCAACTGGAGGCCAACCGGCGGACCAAGCCTACCATCAGGCGGACCAGGCCTCCTTGGGCCACGGCCTACTGGACCACCGCAGCAGTGCCAGCCCACCTGGGTCCCTCCAGGCCAGCAGGCGTACGTCACCCAGCTCGCACCACTTCATGGCCAGGCGTTCGGCACGAATGCGCCACCACCTGCGACGCCGTACCTCCCGTACGGCTCTGGCGACCACACCATCAGCGCACCAGCATGGGACTGCTCCGCCCTCGTCGCCGCACTGAAtaacaccgccagctcctccaatGCAGGCGGATGGGTTATGGACTCTGGCGCCACTTCTCATATGGTCTCGGACCCCG CTACTCCATTGTGA